The following DNA comes from Rhodopirellula bahusiensis.
GTGCTCAGAATCCTAACTGCTGGGGGTTGCCGCGGCAACGTTTCGTGCCGGTGGAACCGAATCGTGCCAAACTTGATCCGGGGAGACTGGTCATATTGGGCATCAACGAACTCAGGACTTCCTCCACGAGCTGATACCCCGGATTCCTCTGGAGTCGTTCATGAGTTCGTCCCGGACAGAGCCGTCACCGCAACGATTCAGAAGTAGCGGACCGAATTCTTGGCGAATCCGGCTACGGTGGTGGAGCCAAATCGTGCCAACCTAGATCCTGGGAGGCTGGTCAATTGGGCCGCAACGATTCCGTAGACCAACTCGGCGCAAACAAAAACACGTCAGCGAGAACTGACGTGTGGATGTTGTTTCTGATTCGAAGCTTTGGTGAAGCTTAGCGGCTGGCTCGCAGTTGCCCGCGAGCTCGACGCACGGCGGCGTCTTTGATTTGCGCCCGAACAAAGGGGACGGAGGTAGTTTAACCATCTCTATGCACCGGAGTACTACGGTAGCATTCTCGGTACCGGATCGGCGGAGCCGGTGCCAAGCACCATCGATCGGCTCACGAAGGACCGATGGGAGTGGTGTCTTACTAGGAAACAGGAGTGGTCGATCGGTTTTGAAAACCATCGCACGGGGGTCTGAAACGAAAGATCGCCTGGCGACGGGGCGGTGAACAACTGTCGTCGCTCCGCGACTTGGGGGGCTGGGTGTCGACGGATGAACTTGGGTTAAAAGCCCAAGGCTTTCGGATGCCGTCACTCCGCGACTGGTTGCGTGGTAGGGGTAGCGGGCCGAATTCTTGGCGAATCCGGCTACGGGGGTGGAGCCAAATCGTGCCAACCACGATCCGGGGAGGCTGATCAAGCTGGGCATCAACGATTCAGAGGTCCAACTCGGCGCAAACAAAAACACGTCAGCGAGAACTGACGTGTGGATGTTGTTTCTGATTCGAAGCTTTGGTGAAGCTTAGCGGCTGGCTCGCAGTTGCCCGCGGGCTCGACGCACGGCGGCGTCTTTGATTTGAGCTTGCTCGGGAGTGCTGCTGGGCATGTCCAGTGCTTCCGCCAATGTCTTGGTGGCCTCGTCATTGTCGAGCAAATCCACAGGGATCGCTCGTCCGGTCAAAACGTTCACGACGTCATCCTCGACTTGGGCGAAACCCCCGTCGACGAAGTAACGTTCGGGTCCGCTGACCGTTTGCAGACGCAACACACCGTAGCCGAGACGGCCAATCATCGGTGCACGACCGCGCTGAACGCCCAGTTCGCCATCGAACATCGGCAAGGCTACAAAGTCAGCTTCCCGATCCAATTCGGTTCGTTCGGGCGTGACGACGACACATCGAATGGACATCGGTTACTTGGACTCCATCTTCTTGGCTTGCTCTTCGGCTTGCTCGATCGCACCGACGTACATGAACGCTTGCTCGGGCAGGTGATCGTACTTGCCGTCACAGATTCCTTCGAAGCTGCGGATCGTGTCTTCGAGAGACGTGATTTCACCAGGTTTGCCGATGAAGACTTCTGCGACCAGGAAGGGTTGCGACAGGAATCGTTCGATGCGGCGTGCGCGGTGAACGATGGTCTTGTCTTCTTCGCTGAGTTCGTCCACACCGAGAATCGCGATGATGTCTTGCAGTTCGCGGTAACGTTGCAAGATCGTTTGAACGCGGCGGGCGATCGTGTAGTGACGGTCGCCGACGTACTGAGGGTCCAAAATTCGCGAGTTCGAAGCCAACGGGTCGATGGCGGGATAGATCCCTTTTTCCGAAATCGAACGCTCAAGGTAAATGAACGCGTCGAGCTGACCGAACGCCGTGGCCGGTGCGGGGTCAGTCGGGTCATCGGCAGGCACGTAAACGGCTTGCACCGATGTAATAGCACCTTGCTTGGTCGAGGTAATCCGTTCTTGAAGAGCACCCATTTCGGTTGCCAGTGTGGGCTGGTAACCCACAGCCGATGGCATCCGTCCGAGAAGTGCGGACACTTCCGAACCGGCTTGCGAGAAGCGGAAGATGTTGTCGACGAACAACAGCGTGTCAGCACCGGTTGTGTCGCGGAAGTATTCCGCCATGGTCAGTGCGGACAGAGCAACACGAAGACGTGATCCTGGTGGCTCGTTCATCTGACCGAACACCATGCAGGTTTGCTCGATCACGTTGCGACCGGTCGAACCGATCTCAGTTTCTTGCATTTCCAACCAGAGGTCGGTGCCTTCGCGAGTTCGTTCACCCACACCAGCGAAGACCGAGTAACCACCGTGGCTCGATGCGATCCGAGCGATCAGCTCGGTCAGAATCACGGTCTTGCCCAGACCCGCACCACCGAACAAACCAGCCTTACCACCACGAACAAACGGCGTCAGAAGGTCAACCACCTTGATGCCCGTTTCGAACAACTCCGTGTTCGTCGACAGCTCGTTGACGGGAGGAGCTTGACGGTGAATGGGCCAGTAGTCGTCGGCTTGAACATCACCACGTTTATCGATGGGTTGACCGAGCACGTTGAAGACGCGGCCCAAGGTGGCTTTTCCGACGGGAACCGAAACTGGCTTGCCAGTGTCGACCACGTCCATGCCCCGCATCATGCCTTCGGTAGAACCCAAAGCGATCGCACGAACACGACCACCACCGAGGTGTTGTTGCACTTCGCCGGTCAGGTCAATGGTGACCCCTTTGTGCTCGCTTTGGATTGTCAAAGCGTTGTAGATCTTTGGCAGTTGACCTTCAGGAAACTCGGCATCAAAGGTTGAACCGATGACTTGAGTGACGCGGCCGGTGGCGGTTGCAGTGGACATGAGGGAGAAGCTCCTAGCGGTTAGCTACTAGCAATTAGCTTATGAATTGAATGGGGTGGTGTGTTTGCTGTGACGATTCGTCATTTGAAAATCGATGTCTCAAGTAGCTAGTGGCAAGTCGCTAGAAGCTCTCAAGCTGCCCGAGGGCATTAGCCTTCCAGGGCCTCGACACCGCCGATGATTTCCATGATTTCGCCGGTGATTTGACTTTGACGGGCTCGGTTGTAGGTCATCGACAACTGTTTGATCATGTCGCCGGCACTCTCGGTGGCTCCCTTCATCGCGATCATTCGAGCGACCTGCTCGCTCACCGCAGCATCCAGGAAACACTTGAACAACTTGACTTTGAAACTGGTCGGCACGACCTCTTCCAAAATGCTTTCCGCCGATGGAAGGAATTCGTATTCGGCATTGGTTTCGTCTGAACCAGCCAAATCGGAATCCGATTCATCGGCCAGTGAACCAAGTGGAAGCAAGGTTTCGATCACGGCCTCTTGCTTCGATGTGCTGATGAACTTGGTGTAGACGACATCCAACCGGTCAATTTTGCCGGTGATGTATTCGGCCAAATAACCTTCAGCGATCTTCTCGACGTCGTCGTATGCAGGTTGATCTTCGAACTGCAGGAACTGCTGTTCGGTGTCGATGCCACGAAACTTCAAACCGTTGACACCGCGTTTGCCGCTGGCGTCGATGATGACGTTCGGAATCGATTCGCGAAGCGATTTGATGCGGGGCAGAGCGGTACGCAAAATCGACGCGTTGTATCCGCCGCACAAACCACGGTTGCTGGCCAGAACCAGAACACGGGTCGTGTTGATCTTTTCGCGTTGTTCCAACAGCGGGTGCTGCACGTCCAACCCGGCATCAGCGAGCCGCGAGACAATTTTGGTGATCTGCTCGGTGTAAGCCGTGGCCGCGGCAGCGCGGTCCATTGCTTTTTTGTACCGAGCCGTTGCGATCAGCTCCATCGTCCGCGTGATCTTGCGGATGTTGCGAATCGACTTGCGTCGTTTATCGAGGGCACGTGCGTTGGCCATGAATCACTCCGCCTTTCGGGTTCAGGCTGCAGGGGTGGCGGGTTTGTAGACAGTCTTGAACTCTTTGACCGCCGCAACGATGCGTTCAGCGATTTCATCGCTCAAGGCTGGCGTCGCGGTCAGATCGCTGATCAACGAACTGTGCTTGTCATGGACGTATTGCAACAATTCCTTCTCGAACCTTTGCACTTCTTTGACAGCAACGTCATCGAGGTGACCGTTCGTACCGGCATAGATGCTGATGACTTGCTCAGCAACCGAAAGCGGTTGGTACTGAGGTTGTTTGAGCAACTCGACCATGCGGTAACCACGATCCAGTTCGGCCTGGGTCGCCGGATCCAAGTCGGTACCGAGCTGGGCGAATGCTTCCAAAGCACGGAAGGCAGCCAACTGAAGACGCAAACCGCCGGAGACCTTCTTCATGGCCTTCGTTTGAGCGGCACCACCCACGCGAGAAACACTGATACCAGGGTTCATAGCGGGACGAACGCCCGAGAAGAACAAGTCAGGTTGAACGTAGATTTGACCGTCGGTGATCGAAATCACGTTGGTTGGAATGTAAGCCGAAACTTCACCTTCGAGCGTTTCGATGATCGGAAGGCTGGTGATCGAACCGCCACCGAGCTCATCGGACAACTTCGACGAACGTTCGAGCAAACGACTGTGACAGTAGAAAACGTCACCAGGGTAAGCTTCACGACCTGGTGGGCGACGCATCAGCAAGGACATTTGACGATACGCGGTGGCTTGTTTGGACAAGTCATCGTAGACGACCAAGGCGTGTCCGCCGTTGAACATGAAGTGTTCTGCCATCGCGGTACCGGCATAAGGAGCCACGTATTGCAGAGGAGCCGGTGCACTGGCACCCGCCGCGATGACGGTGGTGTATTCCATCGCACCGTGACGCTCGAGGAC
Coding sequences within:
- a CDS encoding F0F1 ATP synthase subunit epsilon, with amino-acid sequence MSIRCVVVTPERTELDREADFVALPMFDGELGVQRGRAPMIGRLGYGVLRLQTVSGPERYFVDGGFAQVEDDVVNVLTGRAIPVDLLDNDEATKTLAEALDMPSSTPEQAQIKDAAVRRARGQLRASR
- the atpD gene encoding F0F1 ATP synthase subunit beta, translated to MSTATATGRVTQVIGSTFDAEFPEGQLPKIYNALTIQSEHKGVTIDLTGEVQQHLGGGRVRAIALGSTEGMMRGMDVVDTGKPVSVPVGKATLGRVFNVLGQPIDKRGDVQADDYWPIHRQAPPVNELSTNTELFETGIKVVDLLTPFVRGGKAGLFGGAGLGKTVILTELIARIASSHGGYSVFAGVGERTREGTDLWLEMQETEIGSTGRNVIEQTCMVFGQMNEPPGSRLRVALSALTMAEYFRDTTGADTLLFVDNIFRFSQAGSEVSALLGRMPSAVGYQPTLATEMGALQERITSTKQGAITSVQAVYVPADDPTDPAPATAFGQLDAFIYLERSISEKGIYPAIDPLASNSRILDPQYVGDRHYTIARRVQTILQRYRELQDIIAILGVDELSEEDKTIVHRARRIERFLSQPFLVAEVFIGKPGEITSLEDTIRSFEGICDGKYDHLPEQAFMYVGAIEQAEEQAKKMESK
- the atpG gene encoding ATP synthase F1 subunit gamma, coding for MANARALDKRRKSIRNIRKITRTMELIATARYKKAMDRAAAATAYTEQITKIVSRLADAGLDVQHPLLEQREKINTTRVLVLASNRGLCGGYNASILRTALPRIKSLRESIPNVIIDASGKRGVNGLKFRGIDTEQQFLQFEDQPAYDDVEKIAEGYLAEYITGKIDRLDVVYTKFISTSKQEAVIETLLPLGSLADESDSDLAGSDETNAEYEFLPSAESILEEVVPTSFKVKLFKCFLDAAVSEQVARMIAMKGATESAGDMIKQLSMTYNRARQSQITGEIMEIIGGVEALEG
- the atpA gene encoding F0F1 ATP synthase subunit alpha, yielding MKFNSDEIASVLQAEIEQFDNKIDVREVGTVLEVGDGIARVYGLSGVMAGEMVEFANGSIGLAFNLEENSVGVIILGDYLTIEEGQEVKALGTLLSVPAGDAVIGRVLDPLGNPLDGKGPVQTDITRPVEIIATGVAERKPVTEPLQTGIKAIDSMTPIGRGQRELIIGDRKTGKTAIAIDAILNQKGQGVKCFYIAIGQKDSAVASVVDVLERHGAMEYTTVIAAGASAPAPLQYVAPYAGTAMAEHFMFNGGHALVVYDDLSKQATAYRQMSLLMRRPPGREAYPGDVFYCHSRLLERSSKLSDELGGGSITSLPIIETLEGEVSAYIPTNVISITDGQIYVQPDLFFSGVRPAMNPGISVSRVGGAAQTKAMKKVSGGLRLQLAAFRALEAFAQLGTDLDPATQAELDRGYRMVELLKQPQYQPLSVAEQVISIYAGTNGHLDDVAVKEVQRFEKELLQYVHDKHSSLISDLTATPALSDEIAERIVAAVKEFKTVYKPATPAA